In Flavobacterium okayamense, a single window of DNA contains:
- a CDS encoding outer membrane protein assembly factor BamD — protein MNRILSFLIVALTFVSCSEYQKALKSEDNAFKSKVAEAKFNDGKYKKALRLYEQVAPAFKGKPNAERMFYFYAKSYYETKQYYLAGYQFESFVASYPKSEKREEAAFLAAECYYKLSPVYSLDQTDTDKALGKLQKFIDTYPNSEYLPKANEYFKDLNEKLEKKAFEIAKQYHMLADYRYEYNVALKALENFIADYPGTPFKEEAMFYRLDSAYKMAMKSIPSKKEERLNYAKTTYTSLVKFRPETEYKEKADKILADIDKELQQYTNSN, from the coding sequence ATGAATAGAATACTAAGTTTCTTAATTGTTGCATTGACTTTTGTTTCTTGTAGCGAATATCAAAAAGCTTTAAAAAGTGAAGATAACGCTTTTAAAAGTAAAGTGGCTGAAGCAAAATTTAATGATGGAAAATATAAAAAAGCTTTGCGTTTGTATGAGCAAGTAGCTCCAGCATTTAAAGGTAAACCAAATGCAGAAAGGATGTTTTATTTTTATGCAAAATCATATTATGAAACAAAACAGTATTATTTAGCAGGATATCAGTTTGAAAGTTTTGTAGCTAGTTATCCAAAAAGTGAAAAAAGAGAAGAAGCTGCTTTTTTAGCTGCTGAATGTTATTATAAATTATCTCCAGTTTATAGTCTAGATCAAACAGATACTGATAAAGCTTTAGGTAAGTTACAAAAATTTATCGATACTTATCCAAACTCTGAATATTTACCAAAAGCAAATGAGTATTTCAAAGATTTAAACGAAAAACTAGAGAAAAAAGCTTTTGAAATTGCTAAACAATACCATATGTTAGCAGATTATCGCTACGAGTATAATGTAGCTTTAAAAGCTTTAGAAAATTTTATTGCTGATTATCCTGGAACACCATTTAAGGAAGAAGCTATGTTTTATCGTTTAGATTCTGCATATAAAATGGCGATGAAGAGTATTCCAAGTAAAAAGGAAGAACGTTTAAACTATGCTAAAACTACGTACACTAGTTTAGTAAAATTTAGACCAGAAACAGAATATAAAGAAAAAGCCGATAAAATATTGGCAGATATAGATAAAGAGTTACAACAATATACAAATAGTAATTAA
- the dapA gene encoding 4-hydroxy-tetrahydrodipicolinate synthase: MQKFIGTGVALVTPFKKDCSVDVDALKRIVDYVTEGGVEYLVVLGTTAESATLSNEEKEIVIKTIVEANNKRLPLVLGVGGNNTAKVIEELKTRDLSAFDAILSVSPYYNKPTQEGIYQHFKAVAEASPLPVILYNVPGRTASNMLPATVIRLANDFENVIAIKEAAGDIVQAMKLIQNKPKGFLVISGDDMITLPMVLAGGAGVISVIGEGFPKEFSEMVRLGLQRKVDEAYALHYKLADSIDMIFEQGNPGGIKEVFKSLGLSENTVRLPLVNVNEDLANRLNNFTKSIQ; encoded by the coding sequence ATGCAAAAATTTATTGGCACTGGTGTGGCATTAGTAACACCATTCAAAAAAGACTGTTCTGTTGATGTTGATGCATTAAAAAGAATAGTAGATTATGTAACTGAAGGAGGAGTAGAGTATCTTGTAGTTTTAGGTACTACTGCAGAAAGTGCCACACTTTCAAATGAAGAAAAAGAAATAGTAATCAAGACGATTGTTGAGGCTAACAATAAACGTTTACCTCTAGTTTTAGGAGTAGGTGGGAATAATACTGCTAAAGTTATAGAAGAATTGAAAACTAGAGATTTATCTGCATTTGACGCAATTTTATCAGTTTCTCCGTATTATAATAAACCAACGCAAGAAGGAATTTATCAGCATTTTAAAGCTGTGGCAGAAGCTTCACCGCTTCCTGTTATTTTATATAATGTTCCAGGACGTACAGCAAGTAATATGTTACCTGCAACAGTTATACGTTTAGCTAATGATTTTGAAAATGTTATAGCAATTAAAGAAGCGGCAGGCGATATTGTTCAAGCTATGAAATTAATTCAAAATAAGCCTAAAGGTTTTCTTGTGATTTCTGGAGATGATATGATTACATTGCCAATGGTTCTAGCTGGAGGTGCAGGTGTAATATCTGTTATTGGAGAAGGTTTTCCAAAAGAATTTTCTGAAATGGTGCGTTTGGGTTTACAAAGAAAAGTAGACGAAGCTTATGCGTTACATTATAAACTTGCAGATTCCATCGATATGATTTTTGAACAAGGGAATCCTGGAGGAATTAAAGAAGTTTTTAAATCACTAGGTCTCTCTGAAAATACTGTCCGACTTCCTTTGGTAAATGTAAATGAAGATTTAGCCAATCGTTTAAATAATTTTACAAAATCTATACAATAA
- a CDS encoding DUF6913 domain-containing protein, which yields MFYRILKEFFLKKVVSKGLLGYKLEDSEEKIKTIGILVDESEILNRDTILRELKSYNLEVEAIEVLVFKEKIKNKEVIQEPFYTLKDLSLSGKINKLEVQKFIEADFDLLINFYEEPKASLNVIAKKSKAKFKVGFSTIDKRINHLIIDCDLENVKVFTSELVKYLRILNKV from the coding sequence ATGTTTTATAGAATTTTAAAGGAGTTTTTTCTAAAAAAAGTTGTTAGCAAAGGCTTATTAGGATATAAATTAGAAGATTCAGAAGAAAAAATTAAAACGATTGGAATTTTAGTTGATGAATCAGAAATTTTGAATCGAGATACGATTCTCAGGGAATTAAAAAGTTATAATCTTGAAGTAGAAGCTATTGAGGTTTTAGTGTTTAAAGAAAAAATTAAGAATAAAGAAGTAATTCAAGAGCCTTTCTACACATTAAAAGATTTATCGTTATCTGGTAAAATTAATAAGTTAGAGGTACAAAAGTTTATTGAAGCTGATTTTGACTTATTAATTAATTTTTATGAAGAGCCTAAGGCTTCTTTAAATGTAATTGCTAAAAAGTCGAAAGCTAAATTTAAAGTTGGATTTTCAACTATTGACAAAAGAATTAATCATTTAATCATTGATTGTGATTTAGAAAATGTAAAAGTTTTTACTTCAGAATTAGTAAAATATTTAAGAATACTTAATAAAGTCTAA
- a CDS encoding 5'-nucleotidase C-terminal domain-containing protein, whose amino-acid sequence MVKIKKNKTIISYFVFLLTFFILIACQSQKDIVYEVNAKQININEKAETVNAIDSFITPYRYHINEDLNHVLAYNPIDQDKSKGEWETNIGNLFARATFELSNPIFQKRENKKIDGCILNHGGIRSVIPKGNVTTRTAYEIMPFENSIIVVVLKGSEILNLANFILKEKKPHPLYGITIFTNEDFSVVKKVEIQNKVVEKDNIYYIATSDYLANGGDNMTFLKNSTQKYDLDYKLRSLFIDYFTKVDTLPNITTKHVITE is encoded by the coding sequence ATGGTAAAAATAAAAAAGAATAAAACGATAATTTCGTATTTTGTTTTTTTATTAACATTTTTCATTCTGATAGCTTGTCAATCACAAAAAGACATAGTCTACGAAGTTAACGCCAAGCAAATCAACATTAATGAGAAAGCTGAAACAGTAAATGCAATTGATTCATTTATTACTCCTTATCGTTATCATATAAATGAAGATTTAAATCACGTTTTAGCTTATAATCCTATTGATCAGGACAAAAGCAAAGGTGAATGGGAAACCAACATTGGAAACTTATTTGCAAGGGCTACTTTTGAATTATCAAATCCAATTTTCCAAAAAAGAGAAAACAAAAAGATAGATGGTTGTATTTTAAATCATGGCGGAATTAGATCTGTTATTCCAAAAGGAAACGTAACAACAAGAACTGCTTACGAAATAATGCCTTTTGAAAACAGTATTATTGTTGTAGTCTTAAAAGGAAGTGAAATTTTAAATTTAGCCAACTTCATACTAAAAGAAAAAAAACCACATCCACTCTATGGTATAACCATTTTTACCAATGAAGATTTTTCCGTTGTAAAAAAAGTAGAAATACAGAATAAGGTAGTAGAGAAAGATAATATTTATTACATCGCAACTTCAGATTACCTAGCCAATGGTGGTGATAATATGACTTTTTTAAAAAATAGCACTCAAAAATATGATCTTGATTACAAATTAAGAAGTTTATTTATTGATTACTTTACTAAAGTTGACACATTACCAAACATCACTACTAAACACGTAATAACAGAATAA
- a CDS encoding bifunctional metallophosphatase/5'-nucleotidase, translated as MKRRDFIQKTVTGSALITVGSLSLSSFSTIETSSKTKKITILHTNDTHSHIDAFESDHPKYPNMGGVSRRASVINKIREEENNVLLLDAGDIFQGTPYFNYYGGELEFKLMSMLEYDVSTMGNHDFDNGIEGFYKQLPHANFDFVSANYDFKNTILNGIVKPFKILEKDGIKIGIFGLGVQLNGLVDKKLYKETEYNDPIEVSKDIVSQLKKEGCDLIICLSHLGYLYKNEPDKVCDITLARKTKDIDLIIGGHTHTFLDKPTIETNLEGKSVLVNQVGCYGINLGRIDFYFTNDKKYDSSTRNIVV; from the coding sequence ATGAAAAGGAGAGATTTTATACAAAAAACAGTAACTGGTTCGGCATTAATTACGGTTGGAAGTTTGTCTTTAAGTAGTTTTAGTACAATAGAAACTTCTTCAAAAACAAAAAAAATTACTATTTTACATACAAACGATACGCATAGTCATATTGATGCTTTCGAATCTGATCATCCAAAATATCCTAATATGGGAGGTGTTTCTAGAAGAGCTAGTGTTATTAATAAAATTAGAGAAGAAGAAAATAATGTTTTACTTTTAGATGCTGGTGATATTTTTCAAGGCACACCTTATTTTAATTATTACGGAGGCGAACTAGAATTCAAATTAATGAGCATGTTGGAATATGATGTTTCCACTATGGGCAATCATGATTTTGACAATGGAATCGAAGGATTTTACAAACAACTTCCCCATGCAAATTTCGATTTTGTTTCAGCAAATTATGACTTTAAAAATACTATCCTAAACGGAATAGTAAAACCTTTTAAAATCTTAGAAAAAGACGGAATTAAAATTGGGATATTTGGTCTTGGAGTTCAACTTAATGGTTTAGTTGACAAAAAACTTTATAAAGAAACTGAATATAATGATCCAATAGAAGTTTCCAAAGATATTGTTAGCCAACTTAAAAAAGAAGGTTGTGATTTAATAATTTGCTTATCTCATTTAGGTTATTTATACAAAAACGAACCTGATAAAGTTTGCGATATTACATTAGCTAGAAAAACAAAAGACATCGATTTAATTATTGGCGGACATACGCATACTTTTTTAGACAAACCAACTATTGAAACTAATTTAGAGGGAAAATCGGTTTTAGTAAATCAAGTAGGTTGTTACGGAATTAATTTAGGGAGAATAGATTTCTATTTTACAAATGATAAAAAATATGATTCATCAACTCGAAATATTGTTGTCTAG
- a CDS encoding lysoplasmalogenase family protein produces MNKSKVALQFFLVAGLLFLISIFFNLEFLELISKPAIIPSIVMYYFFEIKRKYNLAFLASLFLFFLGDMLYMLKIEELYYIGLLVFSVPYLFVIYFVIKDILLIKRNGGKQNDFTFLVILVILSILLSTVLSYLEIKSTLEFIIFLFLGLQLVTMGVLTSVVYYNEANKQSFFLILAVPTFIMSDLFFILNKNLHELMIFKIINGLTQTVSYMFYVKYFLERTK; encoded by the coding sequence ATGAATAAATCTAAAGTTGCTTTACAGTTTTTTTTAGTTGCAGGTTTACTTTTCTTAATCTCTATTTTCTTTAATTTAGAGTTTTTAGAATTAATTTCTAAACCTGCGATAATTCCATCAATTGTGATGTATTATTTCTTTGAAATTAAAAGGAAATATAATCTAGCATTTCTTGCTTCTTTGTTTTTGTTTTTTTTAGGAGATATGCTTTATATGCTCAAAATTGAGGAGTTGTATTATATTGGTTTATTGGTTTTTTCTGTCCCCTATTTGTTTGTTATATACTTTGTTATTAAAGATATTTTATTGATTAAAAGAAATGGAGGGAAACAAAATGACTTTACTTTTTTAGTTATTCTAGTTATTCTTTCTATTTTATTGAGCACAGTTTTGTCTTATCTAGAAATTAAATCTACTTTAGAATTTATAATATTCTTGTTTTTAGGATTACAATTAGTAACAATGGGAGTTTTAACTTCAGTAGTTTATTATAATGAAGCTAATAAACAAAGTTTTTTTTTAATTCTTGCTGTGCCTACTTTTATTATGTCTGACTTGTTTTTTATTTTAAACAAAAATTTGCACGAGCTTATGATTTTTAAAATAATAAATGGCTTAACTCAAACAGTTTCTTATATGTTTTATGTAAAATACTTTTTAGAACGAACCAAATGA
- the ligA gene encoding NAD-dependent DNA ligase LigA has protein sequence MDVLATINALREELNQHNYSYYVLDNPTISDFEFDQKLKQLQELEAKYPEFFDENSPTQRVGGAITKNFETVQHEYRMYSLDNSYSKEDLLDWVQRCQKILGDVPLEFTCELKYDGASISILYEKGMLKRAVTRGDGFQGDDVTNNIKTIKSVPIKLKGDFLEKFEIRGEIILPLAGFEKMNQDLIEIGETPYANPRNTASGSLKLQDSAEVAKRPLDCLLYSLIGNNLPIQNQYEGLEKARAWGFKVPKQSKLAKSIEEVFDFINYWDTHRHDLPYETDGVVVKVNQIQYQEELGYTAKSPRWAIAYKFKSEQAVTTLESISYQVGRTGAITPVANLLPVQLAGTVVKRASLHNADQIEKLDVRVGDAVFVEKGGEIIPKIVGVDVTQRSVNSQPVEYIRHCPECNTELIRNEGEAQHYCPNFYGCPPQIIGRVQHYISRKAMDIDGLGGETVALLYNNGLIENYADLYKLEKEQIIPLERMAEKSAENLINGIEKSKEVPFERVLYALGIRYVGETVAKKLAKHYKNIDAIAHASLLDLVLVDEIGEKIAQSVVQFFENQENVRIIDELKKFGVQFEIVQDENGNFSEKLKGKTFVVSGVFETFSRDDLKKAIEDNGGKVGSSISSKTDYVVAGANMGPSKLDKASKLGIPIISEQEFTNLLNE, from the coding sequence ATGGATGTTTTAGCTACAATAAATGCTTTACGTGAAGAATTAAACCAACATAATTATAGCTATTATGTTTTAGATAATCCAACCATTTCTGATTTTGAATTTGATCAAAAGCTGAAGCAACTTCAAGAATTAGAAGCTAAGTATCCTGAGTTTTTTGATGAAAATTCACCTACACAACGTGTTGGTGGAGCAATTACTAAAAACTTTGAAACTGTTCAGCATGAATACAGGATGTATTCACTAGATAATTCGTATTCAAAAGAAGATTTATTAGATTGGGTTCAGCGTTGTCAAAAGATTTTAGGTGATGTTCCTTTAGAATTCACTTGTGAGTTAAAATATGATGGAGCTTCAATAAGTATTTTATATGAAAAAGGAATGCTAAAGAGAGCTGTAACTCGTGGTGATGGCTTTCAAGGCGATGATGTAACCAATAATATAAAAACAATTAAATCGGTTCCAATTAAATTAAAAGGTGATTTTCTAGAAAAGTTTGAAATACGTGGAGAAATTATTCTGCCTTTAGCTGGATTTGAAAAAATGAACCAAGATTTAATTGAAATAGGAGAAACGCCTTATGCAAATCCGAGAAATACAGCTTCTGGAAGTTTAAAATTGCAAGATTCAGCAGAAGTTGCAAAACGCCCTTTGGATTGTTTGTTATACTCATTAATTGGAAATAATTTACCAATACAAAATCAATATGAAGGTTTAGAAAAAGCTAGAGCCTGGGGATTCAAAGTTCCTAAACAATCTAAATTGGCTAAATCTATTGAAGAAGTTTTTGATTTTATTAATTATTGGGATACACATCGACATGATTTACCTTATGAAACCGATGGAGTAGTGGTTAAGGTAAACCAAATTCAGTATCAAGAAGAATTAGGATATACGGCAAAATCGCCACGTTGGGCAATTGCTTATAAATTTAAATCGGAACAAGCGGTTACTACATTGGAATCAATTTCTTATCAAGTAGGAAGAACAGGGGCAATTACACCTGTTGCTAATTTATTGCCGGTACAATTGGCAGGAACAGTAGTTAAAAGAGCTTCATTACATAATGCAGACCAAATTGAAAAGTTAGATGTTAGAGTTGGCGATGCTGTTTTTGTTGAAAAAGGAGGAGAAATTATTCCGAAAATTGTTGGTGTAGATGTTACACAAAGAAGTGTCAATTCACAACCAGTTGAATATATTAGACATTGCCCTGAATGTAACACTGAGTTAATTCGTAATGAGGGTGAAGCGCAACATTATTGTCCGAATTTTTATGGATGTCCGCCGCAGATTATTGGTAGAGTACAACATTATATTAGCCGAAAAGCAATGGATATTGATGGACTTGGTGGAGAAACGGTTGCATTATTGTATAATAATGGACTTATAGAAAATTATGCTGATTTATATAAGTTGGAAAAAGAACAAATCATTCCATTGGAGCGAATGGCAGAGAAATCTGCAGAAAATTTAATTAATGGAATTGAAAAATCGAAAGAAGTACCATTTGAAAGAGTTTTATATGCGTTAGGGATTAGATATGTTGGTGAAACTGTAGCCAAAAAGTTAGCTAAACATTATAAAAATATTGACGCAATAGCACACGCATCGTTATTAGATTTAGTTTTAGTAGATGAGATTGGAGAGAAAATTGCACAAAGTGTAGTTCAATTCTTTGAAAATCAAGAAAATGTACGTATTATTGATGAGCTCAAAAAATTTGGAGTTCAGTTTGAAATAGTTCAAGACGAGAACGGAAATTTTTCAGAAAAACTTAAAGGTAAAACTTTTGTAGTATCTGGTGTTTTTGAAACGTTTTCTAGAGATGATTTAAAGAAAGCTATTGAAGATAATGGCGGTAAAGTTGGTAGCTCAATTTCTTCTAAAACTGATTATGTTGTTGCGGGAGCAAATATGGGGCCTTCTAAATTAGATAAGGCATCTAAATTAGGTATTCCGATTATTTCTGAACAAGAATTTACCAATTTATTGAATGAATAA
- a CDS encoding DUF6495 family protein has product MKYARLTKEQLEELHPEFITFLATQSIDKNEWDDLKENKPEIAEQEIDVFSDMIWERALTNVSYIDHFSRNYIFLFKCVGATVFSYVINATSNEINFLSQEGINWLSENMSSDEVVIQKGKKDISDDRNGSLFEIIKQGGLISKGELFNKLDLLLNQ; this is encoded by the coding sequence ATGAAATACGCTCGATTAACAAAAGAACAATTAGAAGAACTCCATCCAGAGTTTATAACTTTTTTGGCTACTCAATCTATAGATAAAAATGAGTGGGACGATTTAAAAGAAAACAAACCTGAAATTGCTGAACAAGAGATTGATGTTTTTTCCGATATGATCTGGGAAAGAGCTCTAACTAATGTAAGTTATATAGATCATTTTTCTAGAAATTATATTTTTCTTTTTAAGTGTGTTGGAGCAACAGTTTTCTCATATGTTATTAATGCAACATCTAATGAAATAAATTTTTTAAGTCAAGAAGGAATAAATTGGCTTAGCGAAAATATGAGTTCTGATGAAGTAGTTATTCAAAAAGGGAAGAAAGATATTTCAGATGATAGAAATGGCTCTTTATTTGAAATTATTAAGCAAGGAGGTTTAATAAGTAAAGGAGAGCTTTTTAATAAATTAGATTTGCTTTTAAATCAATAA
- the rplI gene encoding 50S ribosomal protein L9, with protein MELILKKDVQNLGFKDDVVTVKNGYGRNYLIPQGFAVLATPSAKKVLAENLKQKAHKEAKLVADAQSIAEAIKALDIKITAKAGGEKLFGSVTNADIAAALEANGQSIEKKFITSGIVKRIGKYSASVRLHREVIVDLPYEIVAEQA; from the coding sequence ATGGAACTAATTTTAAAAAAAGACGTTCAAAATTTAGGATTTAAAGACGATGTAGTAACTGTTAAAAATGGTTACGGTCGTAATTATTTAATTCCTCAAGGTTTTGCTGTATTAGCAACTCCTTCTGCTAAAAAAGTTTTAGCTGAAAATTTAAAGCAAAAAGCTCACAAAGAGGCTAAGTTAGTTGCTGATGCACAATCAATTGCAGAAGCTATTAAAGCTTTAGATATCAAAATTACTGCTAAAGCAGGTGGTGAAAAATTATTCGGTTCTGTTACTAATGCTGATATTGCTGCTGCACTAGAAGCTAATGGGCAATCAATCGAGAAAAAATTCATCACAAGTGGTATTGTGAAAAGAATTGGTAAATACTCAGCTTCTGTAAGATTACACAGAGAAGTTATTGTAGATTTACCTTACGAAATTGTTGCTGAACAAGCTTAA
- the rpsR gene encoding 30S ribosomal protein S18 produces MSTLEQSAKGKKEGDIRYLTPLNIETNKQKKYCRFKKSGIKYVDYKDPDFLLKFVNEQGKILPRRLTGTSLKYQRKVSVAVKRARHLALMPYVADLLK; encoded by the coding sequence ATGTCAACTTTAGAGCAATCTGCAAAAGGTAAAAAAGAGGGAGATATTAGATATCTTACTCCATTAAATATTGAAACTAACAAACAAAAGAAATATTGTCGTTTCAAAAAATCAGGAATTAAATATGTAGATTATAAAGATCCTGATTTCTTATTAAAATTTGTTAACGAGCAAGGTAAAATTTTACCTCGTCGTTTAACAGGAACTTCATTAAAGTATCAAAGAAAAGTGTCTGTTGCTGTTAAAAGAGCTCGTCACTTAGCTTTAATGCCATACGTAGCTGATTTATTAAAATAA
- the rpsF gene encoding 30S ribosomal protein S6, which yields MNNYESVFILNPVLSEQQIKETVSKFEDFLTSKGAKMVSKEDWGLKKLAYEIQHKKSGFYHLFQFEAPADIIRAYETEFRRDERVMRFLTVSLDKHAVAWAERRREKLKSKSN from the coding sequence ATGAACAATTACGAATCTGTTTTCATCTTAAATCCCGTTTTATCTGAGCAACAGATAAAGGAAACAGTAAGCAAGTTTGAAGATTTTCTTACTTCAAAAGGGGCAAAGATGGTTTCTAAAGAGGATTGGGGCTTAAAAAAATTAGCTTATGAAATCCAACACAAGAAAAGTGGTTTTTATCACTTATTTCAATTTGAAGCTCCTGCTGATATCATCAGAGCTTATGAAACTGAATTCCGTCGTGACGAACGTGTTATGCGTTTCTTAACTGTATCGTTAGACAAACATGCAGTTGCTTGGGCTGAGAGAAGAAGAGAAAAATTAAAATCTAAATCAAACTAA